AAGAGTCTTTGAAATCTGTTAAGAAAATTATTTCTTCATTAAAAGAGCAGGGTTACCATATGACTACGGTTTCCGAATTGCTGAAACATCAGAAGTAGAGCTGTCCGTACAGCTCTTTTTTTATTGGATTAGTTGCCTTTTACCCCATAAAGAATGCAGCCGACTCCGCAAAGCACCCATAATATCTTGCTTAGTGAAACTTTATCTGCCATTCCAGTTAATCCGATCACTGTCGTCAAGAGAAGCACAGGCGGTCCAATCAGGGCAAGTGAACTATTCACAACCAGCGCTTTTTCGATATCATTCATTTTTATAATCAATAGTGCAACAAAAATTTCAATGCTTCCAGAAATAAGCCGCAGAATCGCCATCCCAAGAATCGCCTTATCAAGAAAAATAAACATCATGTACCTCCTATACCTTCTTGTCAGTCATTATATGTAAGCTGCTCTAAATGAAGGACAGGTTTTGAGAAGAAAGTATTTCATAAATATTACAAAAATGACGAAATAGGAAAGGGTGAAGATCGCCAAATGTGCATAGTGAGCGTTTCCGGGCGTTTTCAAATGTAATAAGCCTTAAGTATTTATTAGACTTTTTGTTTTAAAAATACCCCTTACAGGATCGCTATTTGGAAAAATAATGAAGGGACAGCAGCTCATTTTTGCATAAATAATCTATTTTTAACGGTGCTGTAATCCTTGAATATGAGGGTTTTAGTAAAATAAAGGAAAGGGGGTCATTGCCATGGATAAAGCGATTTTACATATCGACGATTTACTGGAAATGCTGGATGGATTGTTAAGAGAACCAACAGCCTTCTGGGAAAAATTTTATGAAGACCGGGACAAAGAGGTTCCATTTTTCATAGCGAAGGGGCCGGATGAAAACCTGTATGAGTATGTTCAAAATGGATTGAGGCCTGGAAAAATCCTTGAGATTGGCTGCGGTCCAGGGAGGAATGCCATTTTTCTGGCGAAGAATGGAGCCCAAGTGGATGCCATTGATTTTTCCAAAAAGGCGATCAAATGGGCCGCTGAAAGAGAAAAAGAAGCACAAGCCGATATAAATTTTAAATGTGTATCTTTTTTTGACTTCCATTTTGAACCTCACACCTATGATTTTATTTATGACAGCGGCATGTTTCATCATCTTCCCCCGCATAGAAGGCTGACATATTTGGAAATAATCAAAGCTGCACTGAAGCCGGGCGGAAAGTTCGGACTTGTTTGCTTTAATACTGATGGCGCGCTTCCTACTCCGGACAGGGAGGTATATCGCAGCGGCAGCTTAAAGGGAGGCATCGGGTATACGGAAGAACGCTTGAAAGCGATCTTTCACAATGACTTTCATTTCATGGAGATTAGAAAAATGAAAAAGATTCTGCAGCCTAGTAATCTATTTGGAGAAGATTTTTTATGGGCCTGCTTAATGAGGCTAAAATAGAACTTTCCAAATTAGGAGGAGATCATGACAAGGATAGTGGCAGTTACTCCATATAATCCCGATTGGCCAACCTTATTTAAAAACGAGGCAGCACTCCTCAAGAAGATTTTTAAAACAGAGATTCTAGACATTCATCATATAGGCAGCACGTCCATTCCAGGTCTGGCAGCAAAGCCGGTCATTGATATAATGCCAATCGTAAATGATATTGAGAAGGTTGATCGCCTTAATACTGAAATGATTTCTCTTGGGTATGAACCACGCGGAGAAAACGGACTGCCTGGCCGGCGGTATTTCGAGAAA
This window of the Cytobacillus pseudoceanisediminis genome carries:
- a CDS encoding YqhV family protein is translated as MFIFLDKAILGMAILRLISGSIEIFVALLIIKMNDIEKALVVNSSLALIGPPVLLLTTVIGLTGMADKVSLSKILWVLCGVGCILYGVKGN
- a CDS encoding class I SAM-dependent methyltransferase, whose translation is MDKAILHIDDLLEMLDGLLREPTAFWEKFYEDRDKEVPFFIAKGPDENLYEYVQNGLRPGKILEIGCGPGRNAIFLAKNGAQVDAIDFSKKAIKWAAEREKEAQADINFKCVSFFDFHFEPHTYDFIYDSGMFHHLPPHRRLTYLEIIKAALKPGGKFGLVCFNTDGALPTPDREVYRSGSLKGGIGYTEERLKAIFHNDFHFMEIRKMKKILQPSNLFGEDFLWACLMRLK
- a CDS encoding GrpB family protein, with product MTRIVAVTPYNPDWPTLFKNEAALLKKIFKTEILDIHHIGSTSIPGLAAKPVIDIMPIVNDIEKVDRLNTEMISLGYEPRGENGLPGRRYFEKGGNQRTHHVHIYEKGNPDITRHLAFRDYLRLNGEEAKQYGALKMELAKQYPFNIEAYIKGKEALVRKIEMKAIKWHGALC